In the genome of Cryptomeria japonica chromosome 8, Sugi_1.0, whole genome shotgun sequence, one region contains:
- the LOC131055402 gene encoding probable serine/threonine-protein kinase At1g01540, with protein sequence MNGISKTIVFLAVLVSDLFPTSTWAETTKLLNCSTSSAINCDSFIYLRNVDEPINSVASRLKISARSIKPSNASDYLAKIPCSCSSTLGNGEFSYRVNYRVQPSDVGFTLGSISDKYFSQTAWTDNQSRILNVGDKVELALGCGCPIPGWHSIISYPVANGGAILLLLLLINIFYYGCRKRGSSLTQPSPCIDNGEDEYWGEESNQEQQLEKGVSALTNLTFEEIIQMKGYCEQCYKTGEGSFGKVYKGNLKDKDVAIKKIGHTGKDSKRLVENEVRLLHGKEHKNLANLIAWCIEKNTFYLVYEYVNGCTLDEYLRENSSILSLSWRHCLGVIASIAEGIEFLHLNKIILVDIKPQNLMLDIGANEAKIIDFGFSRHVDWHGTHKSTERITGSRGYWAPEYCLSHKLSYKHDVYSFGIVVLEVITGQRHVDDARGSSQFHITDYLCYMIANNRFEEALDERLKGDFWSESDLMNALAVAKLALQCAEKDKEERPDMDYVMRELCLIREESIGKESSEMIHYSKAMYWN encoded by the exons ATGAATGGAATCTCAAAAACCATTGTTTTTCTTGCAGTTTTAGTTTCAGATTTGTTCCCCACCTCAACTTGGGCTGAGACAACAAAACTGCTTAACTGTTCTACTTCATCTGCTATAAATTGTGATTCTTTCATTTATCTTCGTAATGTTGACGAACCCATCAACTCTGTTGCATCAAGGCTCAAAATTTCTGCCCGCTCAATCAAACCCTCTAATGCGTCTGACTATTTGGCCAAAATTCCTTGCTCTTGTTCCTCTACCTTGGGTAATGGAGAATTCTCTTACAGAGTGAATTATAGAGTGCAACCCTCTGATGTGGGTTTTACGTTAGGAAGTATTTCTGACAAGTATTTTAGCCAGACTGCATGGACAGATAATCAGTCCAGAATATTAAACGTGGGTGATAAAGTAGAGTTAGCTTTAGGTTGTGGATGTCCTATTCCTGGATGGCACTCCATTATTTCTTATCCAGTTGCCAATG GTGGGGCAATCCTACTGCTACTGTTGTTGATAAATATTTTCTACTATGGCTGCCGCAAAAGAGGTTCCTCTTTAACTCAGCCTTCACCATGTATAGACAATGGAGAAGATGAGTATTGGGGAGAAGAGTCAAATCAAGAACAACAGTTGGAGAAAGGTGTATCTGCCTTGACAAATCTTACATTTGAAGAAATAATTCAAATGAAAGGGTATTGTGAGCAGTGTTACAAAACTGGGGAGGGAAGCTTTGGGAAAGTATACAAAGGCAATCTGAAAGATAAAGATGTGGCTATAAAGAAAATAGGACATACAGGCAAAGACAGCAAAAGATTAGTTGAGAATGAAGTGAGACTTCTCCATGGGAAGGAGCACAAAAATCTAGCCAATCTGATCGCATGGTGTATtgaaaaaaatacattttatttgGTATATGAATATGTTAATGGGTGCACTCTAGATGAATACTTGAGAGAAAATAGTTCAATCCTCTCTCTGAGTTGGAGGCATTGCCTGGGGGTAATAGCAAGTATAGCTGAGGGAATAGAGTTCTTACATCTCAACAAAATCATACTTGTTGATATAAAGCCTCAGAACCTGATGTTAGACATTGGGGCTAATGAGGCAAAAATTATAGATTTTGGGTTTTCAAGGCATGTGGATTGGCACGGAACCCACAAATCAACCGAGAGAATAACAGGTAGCAGAGGATATTGGGCTCCAGAGTACTGCTTAAGCCACAAGCTTTCCTACAAGCATGATGTCTATAGCTTTGGTATTGTGGTGTTGGAGGTGATAACAGGACAGAGACATGTTGATGATGCACGTGGCTCCAGCCAGTTCCATATCACAGACTACTTATGCTACATGATTGCCAACAATCGTTTTGAAGAAGCTTTGGATGAACGGCTCAAAGGGGATTTCTGGAGTGAATCTGATTTAATGAATGCTTTGGCTGTGGCCAAGTTAGCTCTCCAATGTGCTGAGAAGGACAAGGAGGAGAGGCCTGATATGGACTATGTGATGAGAGAACTTTGTTTAATAAGAGAAGAAAGTATTGGAAAAGAGTCTTCTGAGATGATCCATTATTCTAAGGCCATGTATTGGAATTAG
- the LOC131055401 gene encoding G-type lectin S-receptor-like serine/threonine-protein kinase At4g27290 → MNGISKTSVFLAVLVSGFLPISTWAETRKLLDCSTSSAINCSSFIYLRDVSEPTIIVASRLNISPLDIRPFSGPDYLAEIPCSCSIFLGNLVFSYRVNYTVQPSDEGLTSGNISDKYFSQTALTDNQFTNLKEGDKVELAVACGCPIPGWHSIISYAVEEIHWPYLIAQKFDSDTDTIVQLNDIPIDDMRISNSVLFIPYQRKENPHYGRLVLKVSVSLAGSVLLLLFLIIIFYYGYRKRSSSLIEPSTYVDNGQAEYWEEESKEGEELEAGLSSLTNLTDEEIIQMKGSCNQCYKIGQGSFGKVYRGNLKEKDVAIKKIERRSRDSKRLVENEVKLLHGKEHKNLVNLMAWSIEENTFYLVYEYVNGCTLDEYLRENCSIPSLSWKQCLRVIASIAEGIEFLHLNKIIHVDIKPQNLMLDIRAYEAKIIDFGFSRHVDWEGSHKSTERIAGTRGYWSPEYCLNHKLSYKHDIYSFGIVVLEVITGQRHVDDARGSSQFHIPDYLRYMIANNRFEQALDERLKGDCLNESDLMDALAVAKLALKCTEKDKEERPDMDYVMRELCSMREETTEIHSS, encoded by the exons ATGAATGGAATCTCCAAAACCAGTGTTTTTCTTGCAGTTTTAGTTTCAGGTTTCCTCCCCATCTCAACTTGGGCGGAGACAAGAAAACTTCTTGATTGCTCTACTTCATCTGCTATCAATTGTTCTTCTTTCATTTATCTTCGTGATGTTTCTGAACCCACCATAATTGTAGCATCCAGGCTCAATATTTCTCCCCTTGACATCAGGCCCTTTAGTGGTCCTGATTATTTGGCCGAAATTCCTTGCTCTTGCTCCATTTTTTTGGGTAATCTGGTATTCTCTTACAGAGTGAATTATACAGTGCAACCTTCTGATGAGGGTTTAACGTCAGGAAATATTTCTGACAAGTATTTTAGCCAGACTGCATTGACTGATAATCAATTCACAAACTTAAAAGAAGGGGATAAGGTGGAGTTAGCTGTGGCTTGTGGATGTCCTATTCCTGGATGGCACTCAATTATTTCTTATGCAGTTGAAGAAATTCATTGGCCTTATCTAATAGCTCAAAAATTTGACAGCGACACAGACACTATCGTACAGCTCAACGATATACCGATTGATGACATGAGAATATCAAACTCGGTACTCTTTATCCCATATCAACGAAAGG AAAATCCCCATTACGGAAGACTAGTACTAAAAGTTTCTGTTTCGCTGG CTGGGTCGGTCCTACTGCTACTGTTCTTGATAATTATTTTCTACTATGGCTACCGCAAAAGGAGTTCCTCTTTAATAGAGCCTTCAACATATGTAGACAATGGACAAGCTGAGTATTGGGAAGAAGAGTCAAAAGAAGGAGAAGAGTTGGAGGCAGGTCTATCTTCCTTGACAAATCTTACAGACGAAGAGATAATTCAAATGAAAGGATCTTGTAATCAGTGTTACAAAATTGGGCAAGGAAGCTTTGGAAAAGTGTACAGGGGCAATCTGAAAGAGAAAGATGTGGCTATAAAGAAAATAGAGCGTAGAAGCAGAGACAGCAAAAGATTAGTTGAGAATGAAGTGAAACTTCTCCATGGGAAGGAACACAAAAATCTAGTCAATCTAATGGCATGGTCAATTGAAGAAAATACATTTTATTTGGTGTATGAATATGTTAATGGATGCACTCTGGATGAATACTTGAGAGAAAATTGTTCAATCCCTTCTCTGAGTTGGAAACAATGTCTTAGGGTAATAGCAAGTATTGCTGAGGGAATAGAATTTTTACATCTTAACAAAATCATACATGTTGACATAAAACCTCAGAATCTAATGCTTGACATCAGGGCTTATGAGGCAAAAATTATAGATTTTGGGTTTTCAAGGCATGTCGACTGGGAAGGCAGCCACAAGTCCACCGAGAGAATAGCAGGTACTAGAGGATATTGGTCTCCAGAGTATTGCTTGAACCACAAACTCTCCTACAAGCATGATATTTACAGTTTTGGAATTGTTGTGTTGGAGGTGATAACAGGGCAGAGACATGTTGATGATGCACGGGGTTCCAGCCAGTTCCATATTCCAGACTACTTACGCTACATGATCGCCAACAATCGTTTTGAACAAGCTTTGGATGAACGGCTCAAAGGGGATTGCTTGAATGAATCTGATTTAATGGATGCTTTGGCTGTAGCAAAGTTAGCTCTCAAATGCACTGAGAAGGACAAGGAGGAGAGGCCTGATATGGATTATGTAATGAGAGAACTCTGTTCTATGAGAGAAGAAACTACTGAAATACACTCTTCTTAG